A genomic region of Irregularibacter muris contains the following coding sequences:
- a CDS encoding SpoIIIAH-like family protein, whose amino-acid sequence MFFRKKTFLIVALSLLLGVVAVLNYNYVLKDKNVAQEDILEKEGPMNAELVKGKSEEDIMANSKNISKEFFIDYRLERDKNRSQHIVLLENIVGNKETDKDTRGQAQKEMINLVKLSEKEMVIENLIRAKGFNDVIVFIHDGYVNAIVDAENLSAAHAAQIQDVISKETGITLEKISIATTN is encoded by the coding sequence ATGTTTTTTAGAAAAAAAACTTTTTTGATAGTAGCTTTATCTTTATTATTAGGCGTAGTTGCGGTTTTAAATTATAATTATGTGTTAAAGGATAAAAATGTAGCTCAAGAGGATATATTAGAGAAAGAAGGCCCTATGAATGCAGAATTAGTTAAAGGGAAATCAGAAGAAGATATTATGGCCAATAGCAAGAATATTTCTAAAGAGTTTTTTATTGATTATCGTTTGGAAAGAGACAAAAACAGAAGTCAACACATTGTTTTATTGGAGAATATTGTAGGGAATAAGGAAACGGATAAAGATACGAGAGGCCAAGCACAAAAGGAAATGATAAATCTTGTGAAATTAAGTGAAAAAGAAATGGTAATAGAAAATTTAATTCGAGCAAAGGGATTTAATGATGTAATTGTATTTATACATGATGGATATGTAAATGCTATAGTAGATGCAGAGAATTTATCAGCTGCCCATGCGGCACAAATTCAGGATGTGATCTCAAAGGAAACCGGAATAACCCTTGAAAAAATTTCTATAGCTACAACCAATTAA